A segment of the Streptomyces sp. XD-27 genome:
CGCCGCCGGTGATGTGCGAGAAGCCGTGCACCTCGGCGGTGCGGGTGAGGGCCAGGCAGTCCAGCGAGTAGATCCGGGTGGGCTCCAGCAGTTCCTCGCCCAGCGTCCGGCCGAGTTCCGGAACCTCGCGGTCCAGCGCCCACCCGGCCCGGTCGAAGAGCACGTGCCGGACGAGTGAGTACCCGTTCGAGTGAAGTCCGGACGACGCCATCGCGATCACCGCGTCACCCGTACGGATACGATCGGCGCCCAGCACCCGGTCGGCCTCGACCACACCGGTGCCCGCGCCCGCCACGTCGAACTCGTCCTCGCCCAGCAGGCCGGGGTGCTCGGCGGTCTCGCCGCCGACCAGCGCGCAGCCCGCCAGCACACAGCCCTCGGCGATGCCCTTCACGATCGCGGCGACCCGCTCCGGGTAGACCTTGCCGACGCAGATGTAGTCCGTCATGAACAGCGGCTCGGCGCCGCAGACGACCAGGTCGTCCACGACCATGCCGACCAGGTCGTGGCCGATGGTGTCGAAGACGCCCATCTTCCGCGCGATGTCCACCTTGGTGCCGACGCCGTCGGTGGCGGACGCCAGCAGCGGCCGCTCGTACCGCTTGAGCGCGGAGGCGTCGAAGAGACCGGCGAAGCCGCCCAGGCCGCCGACGACCTCCGGACGGGTGGCCTTCTTCACCCAGTCCTTCATCAGCTCGACGGCGCGGTCGCCCGCCTCGATGTCGACGCCCGCGCTCGCGTAGCTGGCACCGGCGCCCTCGTGGGGGACACGCTCAGAAGACTCAAGCGACATGGCTGGGAACTTTCGTGTCGTGTGATGACGTTGAGTGTCGTGTGATGACGAAGCGTTACGGACGGCGCAGCGCGTCCGCGGCGTCGGCGCCGCCGGCGAGCTCGGTCTCCAGGAGGTGCTTGCCCAGCAGCTCCGGGTCCGGCAGCTCCATCGGGTACTCGCCGTCGAAGCACGCCCGGCACAGGTTCGGCTTGGCGATCGTGGTCGCCTCGATCATGCCGTCGATGGAGATGTACGCGAGGGAGTCCGCGCCCAGCGACTTGCCGATCTCCTCGACCGACAGACCGTTGGCGATCAGCTCGGCGCGGGTGGCGAAGTCGATACCGAAGAAGCACGGCCACTTGATGGGCGGGGAGGAGATCCGGATGTGGACCTCGGCCGCGCCCGCCTCACGGAGCATCCGCACCAGCGCGCGCTGGGTGTTGCCGCGCACGATCGAGTCGTCCACGACGACCAGCCGCTTGCCGCGGATGACTTCCTTGAGCGGGTTCAGCTTGAGCCGGATGCCCAGCTGCCGGATGGTCTGCGACGGCTGGATGAAGGTCCGGCCCACGTAGGCGTTCTTCACCAGTCCCGAGCCGTACGGGATGCCGCTGGCCTCGGCGTAGCCCACCGCGGCCGGGGTGCCGGACTCGGGGTGGCTATCACCAGGTCGGCGTCGGCGGGCGCCTCGGCGGCCAGCCTGCGGCCCATCTCGACGCGGGAGAGGTAAACGTTCCGCCCGGCGATGTCGGTGTCGGGGCGGGCCAGGTACACGTACTCGAAGACGCAGCCCTTCGGCCTGGCCTCGGCGAACCGGGACGTCCGCATGCCGTTCTCGTCGATGGCGATGAGCTCGCCCGGCTCCACCTCGCGGATGAAGCTCGCGCCGACGATGTCCAGGGCGGCGGTCTCGGAGGCCACCACCCAGCCGCGCTCCAGGCGGCCGAGGACCAGCGGGCGGATGCCCTGCGGGTCGCGGGCGGCGTACAGCGTGTGCTCGTCCATGAAAACGAGGCTGAAAGCGCCCTTGACCCTCGGCAGGATCTGGGCTGCGGATGCCTCGATCGTCAGCGGCTTGCCGTCGTCGTCGACCTGGCCGGCCAGCAGCGCGGTCACCAGGTCGGTGTCGTTGGTCGCCGCCACCTGGGTGGCCCGGCCGTTCTCCCGGGGCAGCTCCGCGACCAGCTCCGCCAGCTCGGCGGTGTTGACCAGGTTGCCGTTGTGGCCGAGCGCGATCGAGCCGTTGGCCGTGGCCCGGAACGTGGGCTGCGCGTTCTCCCACACCGAGGCACCGGTGGTGGAGTAGCGGGCATGGCCGACCGCGATGTGGCCCTGAAGGGATCCGAGAGAGGTCTCGTCGAAGACCTGGGAGACCAGGCCCATGTCCTTGAAGACGAGGATCTGTGAGCCGTTGCTCACTGCGATGCCCGCGGACTCCTGTCCACGGTGCTGCAGCGCGTACAGCCCGAAATAGGTGAGTTTGGCGACCTCTTCACCCGGGGCCCAGACACCGAAGACGCCGCAAGCGTCCTGGGGGCCCTTCTCACCGGGGAGCAGGTCGTGGCTGAGTCGTCCGTCACCACGTGGCACGCCATCGAGTCTAGGCCAGTTCCGCCGCACCTCCGAACGAGGGACGGCCTCGCCGACGCACATCACACCCCTCGGACGCGCCCCGCCAGCGAACTGTCGCCGAGAGGCGGCCCCGGCTGCGGCGAGGATCACATTCCCGCCGGCCTCCCGCGGCCTCCGGGCCCGGCCCGGCGACCGGCCCGCTAGCCGAGCAGCGGCAGGTGCGCGGCGAGGTCGGCGCGCTCGCCGCTCGCCGTCACCGCGGCGTCCTCGACCGCCTCGCCCCACGTCGTACGCCCTGTGGCGAGACGGATCCAGGTCAGCGGGTCGGTCTCGACCACGTTCGGCGGGGTGCCGCGGGTGTGCCGCGGCCCCGCGACGCACTGGACGACGGCGAACGGCGGGATCCGGACCTCCACCGACCCCCCGGGCGCCTTCGCCGCGAGCGCGTCCGCGAGCAGCCGGACGGCAGTGGCCAGGGCCTGGCGGTCGTACGGGATCTCCAGCCCGGTGGCGGCCGCGAGATCATCGGTGTGGACGACCAGCTCCACACAGCGGGTGACGAGCAGCTCGTCCAGCCGCATGGCGCCGACGCGGGCGGACAGCAGCCGGTCGGCGGGCGCGGGCGGCACCAGCTCCTCGTACCGCGCGGCGGCGCGCGCCAGCAGGTCGGCGACCGTGGCATCAGCGGCCGCCGAAGCGCTCGCGGCGACGGCCCGGGTGTCCTCCTCGATCCGCCCGGCGTGCGCGGCCGTGGCGAAGACCCAGTCGGCGGCGGTCACCTCGGCGGCGGGCGGGGCGGGCTGCTCCAGAGTCCGGTTCACGCTCTCCACCGCCATGGACAGGTGCGCGACGAGGTCCGTCACCGTCCAGTCCCCCAGCCGGGTCGGGGCGGCGAGCCGCGCGGCGTCGAGCCCGGCCACGGCGTCCCGTACGTGCTGGAACTGCGCCGCGACGGCCGCGCGCGTCCGGGCGTGGTCGTAGCGGCGGGCACGAGGCTTGCGGGGGGCGCCGGGCATGCGGTTGATCTTACTCAGCGGGTCTGACAGCACGCCGTGGACAGCCACGGGGGCCCGACAGATGATGGAAAAGAGGCTGAATCCGCGAAATTCCCGCGAGAAGGGGGTGCGTTGCCATGGGCGAGCACCCGGACAGTGCTCTGGTACGGCGCGGCTACGACGCCTTCACCAGGGGCGACATGGACACCCTGGCCATGATGATGACGTCGGACTGCGTCCACCACGTGCCCGGCAAAGGCCCGGTGTCCGGCCACCACAAAGGCCGCGACGCCTGCATCGCGCTGTACCGGCGGATGCACGAGGAGACTGGCGGCACGATCCGCGTCGACCTCGAAACCGTGACCGCTGACGGGCGCGGGCACGTCATCTCCGTCCACAAGTTCTACGCGGACCGCAAGGACCGCGGCATGGAGATGCGCGAAGCCCTGTTCTTCACCATCGTCGGCGGCAAGATCAGCGACATCGACGAGTGCTGGGAGGACATCGACGTCGAGGACGCGTTCTGGAGCAACTGACCGCACACGCGGCCCCGGGCCGGACGTACGGCGTACGTCCGGCCCGGGGTATGCGAAGCGGCGCGGCTACCGCCCCGGCCGCGGTGCGTCAGACCAGCAGGCCCGGGATCGTGGCCTCATGGGCTTCCTTGAGCTCGGCCAGCGGAATGCTGAACTCGCCCTGGACCTCGACCTCTTCGCCGTCGATCACGCCGACGCGCGTGGCCGGAAGGCCACGGGCGCCGCACATGTCGTTGAACCGGAGCTCTTCGCTGCGCGGCACCGCGACGATCGCGCGGCCCGCCGACTCCGAGAAGAGGAAGGTGAAGGCGTCCAGACCGTCCGGCACGATCAGGCGCGCGCCCTTCCCGCCCCGCAGGCAGGACTCCACAACGGCCTGGACCAGACCGCCGTCGGACAGGTCGTGCGCCGCGTCGATCATGCCGTCGCGGGACGCGGAGATCAGGATCTCGGCCAGCAGCCGCTCCCGCTCCAGGTCCACGCGCGGCGGCAGACCGCCGAGGTGGTCGTGGACGACCTGGGACCAGGCCGAGCCACCGAACTCCTCACGCGTGTCGCCGAGCAGGTAGAGCAGCTGGCCCTCCTCCCGGAACGCGATCGGGGTGCGGCGGGTGACGTCGTCGATCACACCGAGCACGGCGACGACCGGGGTCGGGTGGATCGCGGTCTCGCCGGTCTGGTTGTACAGCGAGACATTGCCGCCGGTGACCGGGGTGCCGAGCGTCTGGCAGCCGTCGGCCAGGCCGCGGGTGGCCTCGGCGAACTGCCACATGACGGCGGGGTCCTCGGGCGAGCCGAAGTTCAGGCAGTTGGAGATCGCCAGCGGCTTGGCGCCCGACGCGGCGACGTTGCGGTACGACTCGGCCAGCGCCAACTGCGCCCCCGCGTACGGGTCCAGCTTGGCGTAGCGGCCGTTGCCGTCCGTCGCGACCGCGACGCCGAGGTTGGTGCCCTCGTCGACACGGACCATGCCGGAGTCCTCCGGCTGGGCGAGGATCGTGTTGCCCTGGACGAACCGGTCGTACTGGTCGGTGACCCATGCCTTGGACGCCTGGTTCGGGGAGGCGACCAGCTTCAGGACCTGCGCGCGCAGCTCGTCGGCGGTCTGCGGGCGCGGGAGCGCGTTCGCGTCGTCCGCCTGCAGGGCGTCCTGCCACGCGGGGCGGGCGTACGGCCGGTGGTAGACCGGGCCCTCGTGGGCGACGGTGCCGGGCGGCACGTCCACGATCTGCTCGCCGTGCCAGAAGATCTCCAGCCGCTCGCCGTCGGTCACCTCACCGATGACGGTGGCGATGACGTCCCACTTCTCGCAGATCTCCAGGAAGCGGTCGACGTTGCCGGGCTCGACGATCGCGCACATGCGCTCCTGCGACTCGCTCATGAGGATCTCCTCGGGCGAGAGCGTCGCGTCGCGCAGCGGAACGGTGTCCAGCTCGACCCGCATACCGCCGGAGCCGGCGGAGGCCAGCTCGGAGGTGGCGCAGGACAGCCCGGCGCCGCCGAGGTCCTGGATGCCCTCGACGAGGTGCTCCCGGAAGATCTCCAGGGTGCACTCGATGAGGAGCTTCTCCTGGAACGGGTCGCCGACCTGGACCGCGGGGCGCTTGGTGGGCTTGGTGTCGTCGAAGGTCTCCGAGGCCAGCACGGAGACGCCGCCGATGCCGTCGCCGCCGGTGCGTGCCCCGTAGAGGATGACCTTGTTGCCGGCGCCGGACGCCTTGGCGAGGTGGATGTCCTCGTGCTTCATCACGCCCACGCACAGGGCGTTGACCAGCGGGTTGCCCTGGTAGCAGGGGTCGAAGACGACCTCGCCGCCGATGTTGGGCAGGCCCAGGCAGTTGCCGTAGCCGCCGATGCCCGCGACGACGCCGGGCAGCACACGCTTGGTGTCGGGGTGGTCGGCCGCGCCGAAGCGCAGCGGGTCCATCACGGCGACCGGGCGGGCGCCCATGGCGAGGATGT
Coding sequences within it:
- a CDS encoding nuclear transport factor 2 family protein produces the protein MGEHPDSALVRRGYDAFTRGDMDTLAMMMTSDCVHHVPGKGPVSGHHKGRDACIALYRRMHEETGGTIRVDLETVTADGRGHVISVHKFYADRKDRGMEMREALFFTIVGGKISDIDECWEDIDVEDAFWSN
- the purM gene encoding phosphoribosylformylglycinamidine cyclo-ligase, translating into MSLESSERVPHEGAGASYASAGVDIEAGDRAVELMKDWVKKATRPEVVGGLGGFAGLFDASALKRYERPLLASATDGVGTKVDIARKMGVFDTIGHDLVGMVVDDLVVCGAEPLFMTDYICVGKVYPERVAAIVKGIAEGCVLAGCALVGGETAEHPGLLGEDEFDVAGAGTGVVEADRVLGADRIRTGDAVIAMASSGLHSNGYSLVRHVLFDRAGWALDREVPELGRTLGEELLEPTRIYSLDCLALTRTAEVHGFSHITGGGLANNLARVIPDHLHATVDRSTWTPGAIFDLVGQAGSVERLELEKTLNMGVGMIAVVPQESVDVALTTLADRGVDSWVCGEVLERDGDHTEAVALTGDYAS
- the purL gene encoding phosphoribosylformylglycinamidine synthase subunit PurL; the encoded protein is MSLDTVKHAAETPDVEQPWAELGLKQDEYERIRDILGRRPTGAELAMYSVMWSEHCSYKSSKVHLKQFGEKAPENDALLVGIGENAGVVDVGQGYAVTFKVESHNHPSYIEPYQGAATGVGGIVRDILAMGARPVAVMDPLRFGAADHPDTKRVLPGVVAGIGGYGNCLGLPNIGGEVVFDPCYQGNPLVNALCVGVMKHEDIHLAKASGAGNKVILYGARTGGDGIGGVSVLASETFDDTKPTKRPAVQVGDPFQEKLLIECTLEIFREHLVEGIQDLGGAGLSCATSELASAGSGGMRVELDTVPLRDATLSPEEILMSESQERMCAIVEPGNVDRFLEICEKWDVIATVIGEVTDGERLEIFWHGEQIVDVPPGTVAHEGPVYHRPYARPAWQDALQADDANALPRPQTADELRAQVLKLVASPNQASKAWVTDQYDRFVQGNTILAQPEDSGMVRVDEGTNLGVAVATDGNGRYAKLDPYAGAQLALAESYRNVAASGAKPLAISNCLNFGSPEDPAVMWQFAEATRGLADGCQTLGTPVTGGNVSLYNQTGETAIHPTPVVAVLGVIDDVTRRTPIAFREEGQLLYLLGDTREEFGGSAWSQVVHDHLGGLPPRVDLERERLLAEILISASRDGMIDAAHDLSDGGLVQAVVESCLRGGKGARLIVPDGLDAFTFLFSESAGRAIVAVPRSEELRFNDMCGARGLPATRVGVIDGEEVEVQGEFSIPLAELKEAHEATIPGLLV
- a CDS encoding sterol carrier family protein gives rise to the protein MPGAPRKPRARRYDHARTRAAVAAQFQHVRDAVAGLDAARLAAPTRLGDWTVTDLVAHLSMAVESVNRTLEQPAPPAAEVTAADWVFATAAHAGRIEEDTRAVAASASAAADATVADLLARAAARYEELVPPAPADRLLSARVGAMRLDELLVTRCVELVVHTDDLAAATGLEIPYDRQALATAVRLLADALAAKAPGGSVEVRIPPFAVVQCVAGPRHTRGTPPNVVETDPLTWIRLATGRTTWGEAVEDAAVTASGERADLAAHLPLLG